A window of the Paraburkholderia sp. ZP32-5 genome harbors these coding sequences:
- a CDS encoding phosphatase PAP2 family protein — translation MMGSHNDERSGKRRGATYLNRYVIGWAVVLMVTMTDWIWISVCGYSVRESSVIALLKFVAISASLAVLLFGVARIPRYKPLTGTIRLSRVASTFAWFTLLASFVSVYDLLQYLCATVNAPLIDQRLVELDGVVGFHWLPVYLWVRAHPVLQLILGVAYCSIFIQGPAVLVILGVTGRVRELSEFVFLFMLSGVLLLLISTPIPASSAFLHFGITNPNTASSVSDFYLLRNGTLRVFDVAPWQGMVSMPSFHTTLAVLFVYALRGLPRVLLLWIPLNVMMILSTPTQGGHYLTDVFAGLLLSALTIALLGSGSRLIGNRIALNATPGTVKEGIYARYCRPAFRFSPTKIDNS, via the coding sequence ATGATGGGTAGCCACAACGACGAACGCTCAGGCAAACGGCGTGGGGCAACGTACCTGAATCGATATGTGATCGGATGGGCTGTCGTGCTAATGGTCACAATGACTGATTGGATCTGGATTTCCGTCTGCGGCTATTCGGTCCGGGAAAGCAGTGTCATTGCTCTGTTGAAGTTTGTGGCGATATCTGCGTCACTGGCCGTTTTGCTTTTCGGGGTGGCACGTATTCCCCGTTACAAGCCATTGACCGGGACGATCCGATTGAGCCGCGTAGCTTCCACGTTCGCGTGGTTCACGCTGCTGGCGTCGTTCGTGTCGGTCTACGACTTGCTGCAGTACCTCTGTGCGACGGTGAATGCACCGCTTATCGATCAACGTCTCGTGGAATTGGATGGCGTTGTTGGTTTTCATTGGTTGCCGGTCTATCTTTGGGTGCGAGCGCATCCGGTACTTCAGCTTATCCTTGGCGTTGCCTACTGCAGCATATTCATTCAGGGGCCCGCGGTTCTGGTCATTCTTGGCGTGACCGGCCGCGTCAGAGAGCTATCGGAATTCGTATTTCTCTTCATGCTCTCTGGAGTTCTGCTTCTTCTGATTTCAACGCCAATTCCCGCATCGAGCGCATTTCTGCATTTCGGTATCACGAACCCTAATACGGCGTCTTCCGTGTCGGACTTCTATTTGCTGCGCAATGGCACGCTCCGCGTGTTCGACGTGGCGCCATGGCAGGGCATGGTATCGATGCCTTCATTTCACACGACGCTTGCAGTTCTATTCGTCTACGCACTTCGTGGCCTGCCGCGCGTATTGCTGTTGTGGATCCCGCTCAACGTGATGATGATTCTGTCGACGCCGACGCAGGGAGGCCACTATCTGACCGACGTATTCGCGGGATTGCTGCTCAGCGCGCTAACGATTGCATTGCTCGGAAGCGGGTCTCGTCTGATTGGTAATCGCATTGCGCTGAACGCCACGCCAGGCACTGTAAAAGAAGGCATCTACGCGCGTTATTGTCGGCCGGCTTTCCGGTTCAGCCCAACGAAAATCGACAATAGCTGA
- a CDS encoding AraC family transcriptional regulator yields MDAVSDVLRAVRLSGAVFLNGTFTAPWCLIGRTDAALCGAYLPPSERVVSYHLVIEGSCWATLADDPGSAIHVQAGELLVVPQGETHIMGSATDLCPVPSESLLAAQMAVAPGEVMTLSHGGGGSATRIVCGFLACDDTLSNPLLSSLPRLFKIDMRHDPRAAWLESSLRLAAAEAAESRAGGTIVLARLSELLFVEAIRNCIEALPENQTGWLAGVRDRYIGRALSLLHTQAAHPWTVDELARKVGLSRSALAQRFTDLLGQPPMQYLAKWRMQIAAQELLIGSKPLNAVAEQIGYESEAAFSRAFRREFGMPPAGWRKSKAKTNGVAASA; encoded by the coding sequence ATGGATGCAGTCTCTGATGTTCTGCGCGCGGTTCGTCTGAGCGGCGCTGTGTTTCTGAACGGGACCTTCACCGCGCCGTGGTGTCTGATCGGCCGTACCGATGCCGCGCTGTGCGGCGCTTATTTGCCGCCTTCCGAGCGCGTCGTTTCCTATCATCTGGTCATCGAGGGGAGCTGTTGGGCGACGCTGGCCGACGATCCCGGCTCGGCTATTCACGTCCAGGCCGGCGAACTGCTCGTCGTACCTCAAGGCGAAACGCACATCATGGGCAGCGCGACCGATCTTTGCCCGGTGCCGTCGGAGTCGCTACTGGCCGCGCAAATGGCGGTCGCACCTGGTGAAGTGATGACGCTGTCCCATGGTGGTGGCGGCAGCGCGACGCGTATCGTGTGCGGCTTTCTGGCCTGCGACGATACGTTGAGCAATCCACTGCTCTCCTCGCTGCCGCGACTCTTCAAGATCGATATGCGCCACGATCCGCGTGCTGCGTGGCTCGAGTCATCGCTCAGACTTGCAGCCGCCGAAGCAGCCGAATCGCGCGCGGGCGGCACGATCGTGCTTGCGCGGCTATCGGAACTGCTGTTTGTCGAAGCGATCCGCAACTGTATTGAAGCGCTACCAGAGAACCAGACAGGATGGCTCGCCGGTGTGCGCGACCGCTACATCGGCCGCGCGCTTTCATTGCTTCATACGCAAGCGGCGCATCCGTGGACCGTCGATGAACTCGCGCGCAAAGTGGGCCTGTCGCGCTCCGCATTGGCGCAACGCTTTACCGATCTTCTCGGACAGCCGCCGATGCAATACCTCGCGAAATGGCGCATGCAGATTGCCGCGCAAGAACTTCTGATCGGCAGCAAGCCGCTCAACGCCGTGGCGGAACAAATCGGCTATGAGTCGGAAGCTGCGTTCAGTCGCGCATTCCGGCGCGAATTCGGCATGCCGCCCGCCGGCTGGCGTAAAAGCAAGGCGAAGACGAACGGTGTGGCTGCATCGGCATAG